One genomic window of Osmia bicornis bicornis chromosome 3, iOsmBic2.1, whole genome shotgun sequence includes the following:
- the LOC114872008 gene encoding mucin-19-like isoform X6 → MDKSPSSTALGSLDQLKEYLTTVGTCKCGLECPLRPEQVFNFDPKVATRPWSPDQGKTREMTKLCNHKRKLLLPTTAAGSSVASCTPTVSSSALSSGQAATAIHVNADSPTSPDKARKDGLNKKKKRKIGGGIGNIFSGVSVSQLMAQRERAIVAASGVQGSPVPNGSQVWPIAIPNLQVQQSNQQICHQTLNSPLQNQDVNGCATRNPQQRLGQHNMSGMLMGNSLIMNQQGANFNNMTQQQQQLLQQQHQQLILQQQQQQQQQLMQQHISQQQQQQQQQQQQLLPHHQQMQHMQILHQHEQQQHQNTVVNQLTQQQAPHYVNQLNQQSLHVMQQQEHLNQQQQQQQMHMQQTQKHKMQQQQPQQHMTQDVEQQSGSYNPQHSSENYIHHMQSSQVSAQVMHQHQMQQQAQQHQPNQHVMQAQSADHFQMQIQQLQQQQQQQLQQQVPQVCVQPQYPNQQLNHHSLDVMQQQQGAVMNAADIQNRHNRAPSVTDEDLNAKQMQQQQQQQQLLLHNHTLQRHHVVQNGNLPNNSHDNMQRMYTQNQVQYPVRNFDTSKGTVADVKHQQQYALSNLTGRSPNTNHAVEAQPGMGPNGQPGNMHFNSRTPPWQQNRSASASHQPSLVTVQNITCNSFDRVPPLHHHIPQASTWTDEVARKKAKSSKIMVKKQRQHSVTDIRSNSLDQSAPSPIDEFNEKNQQSNNQIGSTVNSSGPSFLEDPSGYLAQQTALLNSTISRQTGVSSSQVGMINNSKPPQTNHGSHLPNNSYLPQPKPSSGTSPTSTSTFNSVKNHATSPVVVHSSMTPTSSSGGTDSESSPCQGCVTSADTQSYVQDQYKQQMQRQYLIHSDQRDDPVTSSTFGEQYQNNQQQADSRPIQGGTVSTSHGSPIGTNSPANSDTPASSTPGISQPATPQSLISSQPSTPHSYSQPPTPHSHSMSGQVPSQPLTPQAQQPSQSSMSTGAQEQRSETPCSATTSSNVVPSSTSSSQTSTSTSDNVTSQMVKRQTTRQSSLDGYQPHPHTVNAVSRMPMTHFNGTSSVITTMASGHTVSSNTITSVLAGRANTATVSINTPSGIPNPAIPDILSNKPQHQASSTGLTNVPTTTVTTTSSLPSSQPSIAVSVSKSPLEMVQSVVSSIQVPQASTSSPVQPQNQQQQQQQTQQHPQSNVQVHNVLTSGGILKHPAGSTLPPGHILVSNGGQLIMASTGSGINGVMAPPPPKIISNSNSMPPLSVSPMVTSVTGAVSQVIPAVGVAQQVIGQPTVLVNTIQTPVLIQPGVMTMDSIGQNVQIPHLTVATGNVIQNAQSILDANQDVARNVSANQGMVNRQPALLSPESAMSKKKAYKKRKANPQTVASMLHIASSQQNTGMLMQSQSNFAQQNFQTQSIGGPMLQALTIVPGKGGAPAQLVMNGQAGTTSAQFNAQQIITNPQPAQQINLLQPVNLLNGATGMVQNFPTIQQFIVPGIGSMVMSADGTATLLQDTGNIGMQLQIQNVNGQNVLTPVQSHSGIFNPSQSILAAGPAGMVIRAPQTAGGKIIQQHSPSAQFLSPNSGQFLVNGTTSFGNQLSPIVANVSPNQQVTFNTSQVRPTNMQGQQEFIQMNGQTLMVPCGTAQNIAVSSAPNQQNTTFVQQNTTIVQQQTTMVSNNQIPNFQAAASNGTTVDPSLNIDHNQSYILSSGMIQGKPPNSPKSSVNSPSSEQNIEQQQYVLASSSTTVVEKTAQQNDQHSPLMARHSVSTQTAGNQANMAQSAMMRQGSPPDTTTHSPGNSQRSNSPAVDTTTHGAASPAPPARHHSSSTPMVHCVSSSEPDSGDVPIASEDWRIQGITTKEITLSQPGLHGKTYVESTVTTGIQVGTHVDQANRHLTLTDMHQPADTTHPENTYADSQEHMDTSSPNHSIYSDTMDHSLVEDQLSVTKEMTDVSYTEMDVSTLPVLGHGHYQPILYHSQQYVHNENVYRQQTLVPDHAHYTTLQQTKFDDPKLCVETTDQIDAEIGHNVVGQDDIDQNLEEKSLDNQNVGVSYCPTNENYQKYVNVDIAAPAGLYPHLYNYRSDSNGIAVVNYSPSKQTYINPYVYNQFVYAQEADEGEDTDSSSDE, encoded by the exons GTTGCAACGCGACCTTGGAGTCCGGATCAGGGCAAGACGCGGGAGATGACCAAGCTGTGCAACCATAAGAGGAAACTTTTGCTCCCAACAACGGCGGCCGGCAGTTCTGTCGCATCCTGTACACCGACCGTTTCCTCTTCGGCTTTATCTTCTGGCCAGGCCGCCACGGCGATCCACGTGAACGCAGACTCGCCCACCTCGCCGGATAAAGCCAGGAAAG ATGGTCTcaacaagaaaaagaagagaaaaatagGGGGGGGAATAGGAAACATTTTTTCCGGAGTTTCGGTCTCACAACTTATGGCACAACGCGAAAGGGCTATCGTTGCGGCATCCGGAGTGCAAGGGTCACCGGTGCCAAATGGATCGCAG GTGTGGCCAATCGCTATTCCGAATTTGCAAGTTCAGCAGAGCAATCAGCAGATCTGTCATCAGACATTAAACTCACCCTTGCAGAATCAAGACGTAAACGGCTGTGCAACGAGAAATCCTCAGCAAAGGTTAGGTCAGCATAACATGTCGGGGATGCTAATGGGAAATTCGCTGATCATGAATCAGCAGGGCGCTAATTTTAACAACATGActcagcagcagcaacagctgcTGCAACAGCAACATCAACAGCTTAttctgcagcagcagcaacaacaacagcaacagctTATGCAACAGCATATATcccaacagcagcagcagcagcagcaacaacagcaacagtTGTTACCTCATCATCAGCAGATGCAACATATGCAGATTCTACATCAGCACGAACAGCAGCAACATCAAAATACCGTTGTCAATCAGTTAACGCAACAACAAGCCCCGCATTATGTTAATCAATTGAATCAACAATCGCTACACGTGATGCAACAACAGGAGCACTTGAatcaacagcaacagcaacaacaaatGCATATGCAGCAAACGCAGAAACACAAGATGCAGCAGCAACAACCGCAACAGCACATGACCCAAGACGTTGAACAACAGTCAGGGAGCTACAATCCTCAACATTCGTCGGAGAATTACATACACCACATGCAGTCATCGCAAGTGTCCGCGCAAGTGATGCATCAGCATCAGATGCAACAGCAAGCCCAGCAACATCAACCGAATCAACACGTGATGCAGGCTCAATCGGCAGATCATTTTCAAATGCAGATTCAGCAGttgcaacagcagcagcagcaacagcttCAGCAACAAGTACCCCAGGTGTGCGTGCAACCTCAGTATCCTAATCAACAGTTAAATCATCATTCGTTAGATGTGATGCAACAACAACAGGGTGCCGTGATGAACGCCGCTGATATTCAGAACAGGCACAATCGTGCTCCCTCCGTTACCGACGAGGATCTAAACGCGAAGCAGatgcagcaacaacaacagcaacaacaacttCTGTTGCACAATCATACTCTACAACGGCATCACGTGGTACAAAACGGAAACTTACCAAATAATTCGCACGACAATATGCAACGTATGTACACGCAGAATCAGGTTCAGTATCCTGTAAGGAATTTCGACACCTCGAAAGGAACCGTTGCCGATGTTAAACATCAGCAGCAATACGCTTTGTCTAATCTAACGGGAAGGAGCCCGAACACCAATCATGCCGTTGAAGCGCAACCTGGAATGGGACCAAACGGGCAGCCCGGTAACATGCATTTCAATTCGAGAACACCGCCCTGGCAACAGAACCGATCTGCTTCGGCTTCTCATCAGCCTTCTCTCGTAACAGTTCAGAACATCACTTGTAATTCCTTCGATCGCGTGCCACCTCTGCATCATCACATTCCACAAGCTTCTACCTGGACCGACGAGGTGGCACGTAAGAAGGCGAAATCCAGTAAGATAATGGTGAAGAAACAACGTCAGCATAGCGTTACGGATATCAGAAGCAACAGTTTGGATCAATCAGCGCCGAGTCCGATCGACGAGTTCAACGAGAAGAATCAACAAAGTAATAATCAGATAGGTTCGACTGTTAACAGCAGTGGTCCATCGTTCTTAGAAGATCCTAGTGGTTACCTCGCGCAGCAAACTGCTCTGCTGAACAGCACGATATCGAGGCAGACTGGTGTCAGTAGTTCTCAGGTAGGAATGATTAACAATTCGAAACCACCGCAGACGAATCACGGGTCACACTTGCCTAACAATTCTTATCTTCCACAACCAAAGCCTTCTTCCGGCACCAGCCCGACTAGTACGTCAACGTTTAACTCCGTGAAAAATCACGCGACCTCCCCCGTTGTTGTGCACAGCAGCATGACACCAACGTCCAGCAGCGGAGGGACAGATTCGGAAAGTAGTCCTTGCCAAGGTTGCGTTACCAGTGCTGACACTCAGTCTTACGTGCAGGATCAGTATAAACAGCAAATGCAACGCCAGTACCTGATACATTCAGATCAACGCGATGATCCTGTCACGTCGTCTACGTTCGGGGAACAGTATCAGAATAATCAGCAGCAAGCCGATTCAAGACCCATTCAAGGCGGTACCGTGAGTACCAGTCATGGGTCTCCTATCGGCACGAACAGTCCAGCGAATTCGGATACACCAGCTTCGTCTACGCCTGGAATATCGCAACCGGCCACTCCGCAAAGTCTCATTTCGTCTCAGCCTTCGACGCCGCACAGTTACTCGCAACCGCCAACACCTCATTCGCATTCTATGTCTGGTCAAGTGCCATCTCAACCTCTAACGCCTCAGGCCCAACAGCCATCGCAGTCTTCGATGAGTACCGGTGCACAGGAACAGCGTTCCGAAACGCCTTGTTCCGCTACAACCAGCTCAAACGTAGTTCCTTCTAGCACGTCGTCCTCGCAAACGTCCACTTCTACCTCGGACAATGTGACGTCTCAAATGGTGAAACGGCAAACTACAAGACAGTCATCCTTGGACGGTTATCAGCCGCATCCTCATACCGTGAACGCCGTTTCCAGAATGCCGATGACTCATTTCAATGGTACATCATCGGTGATAACCACAATGGCGAGTGGACACACGGTCAGCAGTAATACCATCACGTCCGTGTTAGCTGGAAGAGCAAATACCGCCACTGTTTCGATCAACACGCCTTCCGGGATACCGAACCCCGCTATACCAGACATACTTTCGAATAAACCTCAGCATCAAGCATCGTCGACGGGTCTGACGAATGTACCAACTACTACCGTGACTACGACTTCCTCGCTTCCGAGTAGTCAACCATCGATAGCGGTAAGTGTCTCGAAGTCGCCGTTAGAGATGGTTCAGAGCGTCGTCAGTAGCATCCAAGTACCTCAGGCCAGTACCAGTTCACCGGTACAGCCCCAGAatcagcaacagcagcaacaacaaacGCAGCAGCATCCTCAGTCCAACGTTCAAGTTCACAACGTTCTAACGTCTGGTGGAATACTAAAACATCCTGCTGGATCGACCTTACCTCCTGGTCATATACTGGTGTCTAACGGTGGGCAACTGATAATGGCTAGCACGGGATCAGGTATCAATGGAGTAATGGCACCTCCTCCTCcgaaaattatttctaattccAACTCGATGCCACCTTTGTCGGTTTCGCCCATGGTTACCAGTGTTACGGGCGCCGTTAGTCAAGTCATCCCAGCTGTTGGTGTAGCGCAACAAGTGATAGGGCAACCTACGGTGCTGGTCAACACCATTCAAACTCCTGTACTTATACAGCCTGGCGTGATGACGATGGACAGTATAGGTCAGAACGTTCAGATACCGCATCTAACGGTCGCGACTGGTAACGTGATACAAAATGCCCAGTCGATTCTGGATGCGAATCAGGATGTCGCGAGAAACGTGAGCGCGAACCAGGGTATGGTGAATCGACAACCAGCGCTGCTATCACCCGAATCAGCGATGAGCAAAAAGAAAGCGTACAAAAAGCGAAAGGCAAACCCGCAGACAGTAGCGTCGATGTTGCACATTGCTTCCTCGCAACAGAACACCGGCATGCTGATGCAGTCGCAGTCGAACTTTGCCCAGCAAAATTTCCAGACTCAGAGCATAGGCGGTCCGATGTTGCAGGCGTTGACCATCGTGCCAGGGAAAGGTGGAGCTCCCGCCCAATTGGTAATGAACGGGCAGGCTGGCACAACATCGGCACAGTTCAATGCTCAACAAATTATCACCAATCCTCAACCGGCCCAGCAGATCAATCTTCTTCAGCCAGTGAATCTGTTGAACGGAGCTACCGGAATGGTTCAGAATTTCCCTACCATTCAGCAATTCATCGTTCCTGGCATAGGAAGCATGGTCATGTCTGCTGACGGTACAGCGACCTTGCTACAAGACACAGGCAACATCGGTATGCAGTTGCAGATACAAAACGTGAACGGGCAGAACGTATTAACTCCGGTGCAAAGTCACAGCGGAATATTTAATCCGAGTCAAAGCATTTTGGCAGCTGGTCCTGCTGGAATGGTCATCCGTGCACCGCAGACGGCCGGtggaaaaattattcaacAGCATAGTCCAAGCGCACAATTCCTATCGCCGAACAGCGGCCAGTTTCTGGTAAACGGAACAACATCGTTTGGCAATCAATTGAGCCCGATAGTGGCGAACGTTAGCCCTAATCAGCAAGTGACTTTCAATACCTCGCAAGTTAGGCCGACTAACATGCAGGGCCAACAGGAATTCATCCAAATGAACGGGCAAACGTTAATGGTACCTTGTGGGACTGCACAAAACATTGCTGTATCGTCGGCACCCAATCAACAAAACACAACTTTCGTTCAACAAAACACCACGATTGTGCAACAGCAAACGACGATGGTATCCAACAATCAGATACCTAACTTTCAAGCTGCAGCATCCAACGGGACGACCGTCGATCCTTCGTTAAACATCGATCACAATCAGTCGTATATTTTAAGTTCTGGAATGATTCAAGGAAAGCCGCCTAACTCTCCAAAAAGCAGCGTCAATTCTCCATCTTCGGAGCAGAATATTGAACAACAACAGTATGTTCTTGCTAGCAGTAGCACGACTGTTGTCGAGAAAACAGCCCAACAGAATGACCAGCACAGCCCGCTGATGGCGAGACATTCGGTATCCACTCAGACAGCTGGAAATCAAGCGAATATGGCCCAGTCAGCGATGATGAGGCAAGGATCTCCACCGGACACCACCACGCATAGTCCAGGGAACAGTCAGAGATCAAACAGTCCTGCTGTGGATACCACAACGCATGGAGCGGCTTCACCAGCACCACCTGCTAGACATCATTCATCATCCACG CCAATGGTTCATTGCGTGTCGAGCAGCGAGCCGGATTCAGGCGACGTACCAATCGCCTCGGAGGATTGGAGGATTCAAGGTATCACTACGAAGGAAATCACTCTTAGCCAGCCGGGTCTTCATGGGAAAACATATGTGGAATCGACGGTGACTACTGGGATCCAGGTTGGTACCCATGTAGATCAAGCGAACCGTCATCTAACCTTAACAGACATGCACCAGCCAGCCGATACGACACACCCTGAAAACACATACGCTGACTCACAGGAGCATATGGACACATCATCACCAAATCATTCCATATATTCAGACACAATGGACCACTCCCTCGTGGAAGATCAACTAAGCGTTACTAAAGAAATGACGGATGTCTCTTATACGGAGATGGACGTCAGTACGTTGCCGGTATTAGGTCACGGCCATTATCAGCCGATCCTCTATCATAGCCAGCAATACGTTCATAATGAAAACGTTTATCGACAGCAAACTTTAGTGCCAGACCATGCGCATTACACGACGTTACAGCAAACGAAATTCGATGATCCAAAGCTTTGCGTAGAGACTACCGATCAGATTGACGCGGAAATCGGTCACAACGTCGTCGGTCAGGACGATATAGATCAGAATTTGGAAGAGAAATCTTTAGATAATCAGAACGTCGGTGTTTCTTATTGTCCTACGAACGAGAATTATCAGAAATATGTAAACGTCGATATAGCTGCGCCGGCTGGTCTTTATCCGCATTTGTATAATTACAGGTCTGATTCTAATGGCATTGCTGTCGTTAATTACTCGCCCAGCAAACAGACCTATATAAATCCATACGTATACAATCAATTCGTGTACGCGCAAGAGGCTGACGAGGGTGAGGATACAGACTCATCATCGGACGAATGA